In a genomic window of Nothobranchius furzeri strain GRZ-AD chromosome 14, NfurGRZ-RIMD1, whole genome shotgun sequence:
- the LOC107380965 gene encoding sodium-driven chloride bicarbonate exchanger isoform X4, whose product MDITDQGAQMEPLLPTEQSSQEHKDTRTDEEAVLDRGGTRSMLNTNFEKEELEGHRTLYIGVHVPLGRRAHRRHRHHGHRHRKRSKERDSTTDDGRESPSHADTPAQRVQFLLGTEDGDEEHIPHALFTEMDEICQKEGEDADWRETARWLKFEEDVEDGGERWSKPYVATLSLHSLFELRSCIMNGIVMLDMRANSLEEIADMVLDQHEAAGSVEEDARKKIREALLKQHHHQNQKKLANRIPIVRSFADIGKKQSEPYSMDKNGQTVSPQSQPSNNENKQDVSRENSAVDFSKIDLHFMKKIPPGAEASNVLVGEVDFLERPVVAFVRLSPAVLLNGLTEVPITTRFLFILLGPLGKGPQYHEIGRSIATLMTDEIFHDVAYKAKDRNDLVAGIDEFLDQVTVLPPGEWDPSIRIEPPKNVPSQEKRKIPPVPNGVTDLGEPEEHGHGGPELQRTGKFCGGLILDIKRKAPHYLSDYTDAISLQCLASFLFLYCACMSPVITFGGLLGEATEGRVSAIESLFGASMTGIAYSLFAGQPLTILGSTGPVLVFEKILFKFCKEYGLSYLSLRTCIGLWTAFFCLLLVATDASSLVCYITRFTEEAFAALICIIFIYEALEKLVHLGVHYPVNKNNDLQKLTQYWCTCVEPKDPSNETLHYWEERNITASQVNWTMLEVEDCEMLHGHFEGSACGPHGPFIPDVLFWCVVLFFTTVFMSAFLKEFKTSRYFPTKVRSIISDFAVFITILTMVLIDYALGIPSPKLKVPDKFKPTRDDRGWLINPVGPNPWWTTIITAIPALLCTILIFMDQQITAVIINRKEHKLKKGCGYHLDLFVVGVMLGVCSVMGLPWFVAATVLSISHVNSLKLESECSAPGEQPKFLGIREQRFTGLMIFTLMGCSVFMTSVLKFIPMPVLYGVFLYMGASSLRGIQFFDRLKLFGMPAKHQPDFIYLRHVPLRKVHLFTIIQLSCLVLLWVIKTSRAAIVFPMMVLALVFIRKLLDLIFSKRELSWLDDLMPEWKKKKLEDAEINKDENSMIAEEEGIVQVPLEGHYRSDPATVNITDEMSKGSFGSLWKGVSPPESAKMEPSSKSSPS is encoded by the exons GTCACCGCACTCTCTACATCGGAGTCCATGTTCCCCTCGGCCGGAGAGCACACCGGCGTCACCGCCACCATGGACACAGGCACAGGAAGAGGTCTAAGGAGAGGGACTCCACGACTGATGACGGACGAGAATCGCCTTCACATG CAGATACACCGGCTCAGAGGGTGCAGTTTCTGCTTGGTACAGAGGACGGCGATGAGGAGCACATCCCCCACGCCTTGTTTACCGAGATGGACGAAATCTGCCAGAAGGAGGGTGAAGACGCCGATTGGAGAGAGACAGCTAG GTGGCTAAAATTTGAGGAGGATGTTGAAGATGGAGGCGAGAGGTGGAGTAAGCCCTACGTGGCCACCTTGTCTCTACACAGTCTGTTTGAGCTTCGCAGCTGCATCATGAATGGGATTGTGATGCTGGACATGAGGGCCAACTCGCTAGAGGAGATCGCAG ATATGGTTCTGGATCAGCACGAGGCGGCCGGGTCCGTTGAAGAGGATGCCAGGAAAAAAATCCGTGAAGCTCTTCTCAAACAGCACCACCACCAAAACCAGAAGAAGCTGGCCAACCGCATCCCCATTGTACGCTCGTTCGCCGACATCGGGAAGAAGCAGTCAGAGCCTTATTCCATGGACAAGAATG GACAAACAGTCTCACCTCAGTCCCAGCCATCCAACAATGAGAACAAACAAGACGTCAGCCGGGAGAACAGCGCTGTGGACTTCAGCAAG ATTGACCTCCACTTCATGAAGAAGATCCCCCCTGGTGCAGAGGCTTCCAACGTTCTGGTAGGAGAAGTGGATTTTCTAGAGCGCCCTGTGGTGGCCTTCGTCCGCCTGTCTCCTGCTGTGCTTCTGAACGGTCTGACGGAGGTTCCCATCACCACCAG GTTCTTGTTCATCCTTTTGGGGCCGTTGGGAAAAGGTCCTCAGTATCACGAGATTGGCCGATCGATAGCTACGCTGATGACGGACGAG ATTTTCCATGATGTAGCCTACAAGGCCAAAGACCGGAATGACCTGGTGGCAGGAATCGACGAGTTCTTGGATCAGGTGACGGTGTTACCCCCAGGAGAGTGGGACCCCTCCATCAGAATAGAACCTCCTAAAAATGTTCCCTCTCAG GAAAAGCGTAAGATTCCCCCCGTTCCCAACGGAGTGACGGATCTTGGCGAGCCTGAGGAACATGGTCACGGTGGCCCTGAGCTCCAGCGGACTGGGAA GTTCTGTGGCGGTCTCATCCTGGACATCAAGCGAAAGGCTCCTCACTACCTTTCTGACTACACAGACGCCATCAGTCTCCAGTGTCTGGCCTCCTTTCTCTTCCTCTACTGCGCCTGCATGTCACCTGTTATTACCTTTGGAGGACTTTTGGGTGAAGCCACAGAGGGACGTGTG AGTGCTATTGAGTCCCTGTTTGGGGCTTCCATGACTGGGATAGCCTACTCCCTTTTCGCCGGACAGCCTCTCACCATCCTGGGAAGCACTGGACCTGTCCTCGTCTTTGAAAAGATCCTTTTCAAATTCTGCAA agagtaTGGTCTCTCCTACCTTTCCCTGAGGACCTGCATCGGCCTGTGGACAGCCTTCTTCTGTCTGCTGCTGGTGGCCACAGATGCTAGCTCCCTCGTCTGCTACATCACACGCTTCACCGAAGAAGCTTTCGCCGCTCTGATTTGTATCATCTTCATCTACGAGGCCCTGGAGAAGCTGGTCCACCTGGGAGTGCACTACCCCGTCAACAAGAACAACGACCTTCAGAAGCTCACGCAGTACTG GTGTACGTGTGTGGAGCCTAAGGACCCAAGCAATGAGACGCTGCACTACTGGGAGGAGAGGAACATTACTGCTTCACAGGTCAACTGGACCATGCTGGAGGTCGAG GACTGCGAGATGTTACACGGGCACTTTGAGGGGAGCGCCTGTGGTCCTCATGGGCCCTTCATTCCAGATGTCCTCTTCTGGTGCGTGGTCCTCTTCTTCACCACCGTCTTCATGTCTGCTTTCCTCAAGGAGTTCAAGACAAGCCGATACTTCCCCACCAAG GTGAGGTCTATCATTAGTGACTTTGCGGTTTTCATCACCATCCTGACTATGGTGTTGATAGATTACGCCTTGGGGATCCCCTCGCCTAAGTTAAAGGTCCCTGACAAGTTCAAA CCAACTAGAGATGACCGTGGCTGGTTGATCAACCCGGTTGGACCCAACCCATGGTGGACCACCATCATCACCGCCATCCCTGCTCTGCTCTGCACCATCCTCATCTTCATGGACCAGCAGATCACAGCTGTTATTATAAACAGGAAGGAGCACAAGCTGAAG aaaggctgtgGTTACCATCTGGACCTGTTCGTGGTGGGGGTGATGCTGGGTGTGTGCTCCGTGATGGGCCTGCCGTGGTTCGTGGCAGCCACCGTGCTCTCCATCTCCCACGTGAACAGCCTGAAGCTGGAGTCGGAGTGCTCGGCTCCGGGAGAGCAGCCCAAGTTTCTGGGGATCCGCGAGCAGCGCTTCACCGGACTCATGATCTTCACCCTCATGGGCTGCTCTGTCTTCATGACCTCTGTGCTGAAG TTCATTCCCATGCCTGTGCTGTACGGGGTCTTCTTGTACATGGGTGCATCCTCGCTCAGAGGCATTcag TTCTTCGACCGCCTGAAGCTGTTTGGGATGCCGGCCAAACACCAACCGGACTTCATCTACCTCCGTCATGTTCCGCTGAGGAAGGTCCACCTCTTCACCATCATCCAGCTCAGCTGTTTGGTCCTGCTCTGGGTCATCAAGACCTCCCGGGCTGCCATTGTTTTCCCCATGATG GTCCTGGCTCTTGTGTTCATCCGGAAGTTGCTGGATCTGATTTTCtccaagagagagctgagctggctgGATGATCTGATGCCAGAGTGGAAAAAGAAGAAGCTGGAGGATgctgagattaataaa GACGAGAACAGCATGATAGCAGAGGAGGAGGGGATTGTACAAGTACCGCTAGAGGGCCATTACAG GAGTGATCCTGCCACGGTGAACATCACTGATGAGATGTCCAAAGGCTCCTTCGGAAGTCTGTGGAAAGGTGTTAGCCCACCTGAAAGCGCCAAGATGGAACCGAGCTCCAAAAG CTCCCCCTCTTAA